One Haliaeetus albicilla chromosome 11, bHalAlb1.1, whole genome shotgun sequence genomic window carries:
- the MACROH2A2 gene encoding core histone macro-H2A.2 codes for MSGRSGKKKMSKLSRSSRAGVIFPVGRMMRYLKKGTYKYRIGVGAPVYMAAVIEYLAAEILELAGNAARDNKKGRIAPRHILLAVANDEELNQLLKGVTIASGGVLPRIQPELLAKKRGAKGKSETILSPTPEKKGRKAMVNKKSGKKAKSTKARTPKKNKQKDNEKEGASNSTSEDGPGDGFTILSSKSLVPGQKLSLTQSDISHIGSMKVEGIVHPTTAEIDLKEEIGKALEKAGGKEFLETVKELRKSQGPLEVAEAALTQSSGLAAKFVIHCHIPQWGSDKCEEQLEETVKNCLTAAEDKKLKSVAFPPFPSGRNCFPKQTAAQVTLRAISTHFDGTSSSSLKNIYFLLFDSESIGIYVQEMAKLDTK; via the exons ATGTCAGGCCGaagtgggaagaagaaaatgtccaAACTCTCACGCTCAAGCAGGGCGGGCGTTATTTTCCCTGTGGGGAGAATGATGCGCTACTTAAAGAAAGGAACATACAAGTACCGGATAGGTGTTGGAGCACCAGTTTACATGGCAGCCGTCATAGAGTACCTAGCAG CTGAAATTCTAGAATTAGCAGGAAATGCAGCGCGAGACAACAAGAAAGGGAGAATTGCCCCCAGACACATCCTCCTGGCAGTTGCAAATGATGAGGAACTGAATCAG TTGCTAAAAGGTGTGACTATTGCAAGTGGAGGTGTCCTGCCCAGAATTCAGCCAGAGCTTCTAGCCAAGAAACGGGGTGCCAAAGGCAAATCTGAGACCATCCTTTCCCCTACtcctgagaagaagggaaggaaagccaTGGTAAACAAAAAGAGTGGGAAGAAGGCAAAGTCTACCAAGGCCCGGACACCCAAAAAG AACAAACAAAAGGACAATGAAAAAGAAGGGGCTTCAAATTCAACATCTGAAGATGGACCTGGGGATGGTTTCACTATCTTGTCCTCCAAGAGCCTTGTGCCAGGACAAAAG cTTTCTCTGACACAGAGTGACATCAGCCATATTGGCTCCATGAAAGTAGAAGGCATCGTTCACCCTACAACTGCTGAAATAGACCTCAAGGAGGAAATAG GCAAGGCATTGGAAAAGGCTGGAGGGAAAGAGTTTTTAGAAACGGTGAAAGAGCTTCGCAAATCTCAAGGACCTTTGGAAGTTGCTGAAG CTGCACTTACTCAGTCTAGCGGCCTAGCAGCAAAGTTTGTCATCCACTGTCACATCCCACAGTGGGGCTCAGACAAGTGTGAAGAGCAGCTTGAAGAGACTGTAAAGAACTGCTTAACAGCCGCAGAAGACAAGAAGTTGAAATCTGTGGCTTTCCCCCCATTTCCCAGTGGCAG AAACTGCTTCCCAAAACAGACGGCAGCCCAGGTGACTCTAAGAGCTATTTCCACCCATTTTGACGGCACCAGCTCTTCCTCCTTGAAGAACATTTACTTTCTGCTCTTCGACAGTGAAAGTATTGGCATCTATGTGCAAGAAATGGCCAAGCTAGACACTAAGTAG